One region of Quercus lobata isolate SW786 chromosome 2, ValleyOak3.0 Primary Assembly, whole genome shotgun sequence genomic DNA includes:
- the LOC115973996 gene encoding B3 domain-containing protein At4g01580-like, with translation MASQWRRDNDDGPADRSPHFFKIILPNAVQEGKLRIPDKFVQKFGVDLSDMAFLTIPNGRKWKVKLTQHAGGVWFQNGWSEFASSHGVAVGHLLVFKYEGNSQFDVLIFDATATEIDYTLDDELQVHRIEDDESDDSSVEIIKHFYRGEGSGSAHPKKDGGVAKNLVIANAFKSENPLFTVIMRPSYVNGKDRASLPQDIINYLPRDGFTKDYTKASILPVKLQIVDRLWPVKLYIYERSGGSSCVVSAGWSAFVRENSLQVGDVCVFELIMRDGVVLNVHIFKCQD, from the exons ATGGCTTCTCAATGGCGGAGAGACAACGACGATGGTCCTGCTGATCGGTCCCCACACTTTTTCAAGATTATTCTGCCGAATGCTGTTCAGGAAGGAAAGCTT CGGATTCCAGATAAGTTCGTGCAGAAATTTGGAGTGGACCTGTCAGATATGGCCTTTCTCACTATTCCAAATGGTAGAAAATGGAAAGTCAAGTTGACACAACATGCTGGGGGGGTTTGGTTTCAAAATGGTTGGTCCGAATTTGCAAGCTCTCATGGTGTAGCCGTGGGGCACTTGCTGGTTTtcaaatatgaaggaaattcacAGTTTGATGTACTCATATTTGATGCCACTGCAACAGAAATAGACTATACTTTAGACGACGAACTCCAAGTTCATAGGATCGAAGATGATGAGAGTGATGACAGCTCTGTTGAAATCATCAAACACTTTTATAGGGGAGAGGGTTCAG GATCAGCCCATCCTAAGAAAGACGGTGGTGTAGCTAAAAATCTTGTTATAGCCAATGCTTTTAAATCAGAAAATCCCCTTTTCACTGTTATCATGCGTCCATCCTACGTTAATGGCAAGGATCGTGCG AGTTTACCCCAAGACATTATCAACTACTTACCAAGAGACGGGTTTACCAAGGACTACACCAAAGCAAGTATACTCCCTGTCAAGCTCCAGATTGTGGACCGATTATGGCCTGTGAAGCTATACATTTATGAACGAAGTGGGGGTTCATCATGTGTCGTATCAGCTGGTTGGTCTGCATTTGTGAGGGAAAATAGTTTGCAAGTAGGAGATGTTTGCGTATTTGAGCTGATTATGAGGGACGGTGTTGTGTTAAACGTCCACATTTTCAAGTGCCAAGACTAA
- the LOC115962234 gene encoding uncharacterized protein LOC115962234: MSGSGNPQLYRPHDVFTAMGRCWVLEDEFNYPINPNLRNSAYVHNTMRQEWAWLFREQQMFYDELVGFKLPVPRRLASQMPRDSIDELRKALNRIREENNRMKIRLNRYRTQVEIRESVQEGWYEHAQFMQSLLVDPIYQSDVEMSDEE, from the coding sequence ATGTCTGGTTCTGGCAACCCACAACTCTATAGGCCTCATGATGTGTTCACTGCTATGGGTCGTTGTTGGGTATTGGAAGATGAGTTCAACTATCCAATCAATCCGAATTTGCGAAATAGTGCTTACGTTCACAATACCATGAGACAGGAGTGGGCTTGGTTATTTCGTGAAcaacaaatgttttatgatgagttggttgGTTTTAAGTTGCCAGTGCCTCGGCGACTCGCATCACAAATGCCCAGAGACAGCATCGACGAACTTCGTAAAGCATTGAACcgcataagagaagaaaataatcgaaTGAAGATACGTCTTAATCGATATCGGACCCAAGTCGAGATTCGAGAGTCAGTGCAGGAAGGGTGGTACGAGCATGCACAGTTCATGCAATCACTTCTTGTTgatcccatttatcagtcaGACGTGGAGATGTCAGATGAAGAGTAA
- the LOC115973997 gene encoding vacuolar iron transporter homolog 3-like: MGDGDGDGDPEGELPEGDNGEGDRENGEEDCIAGKGQCPILEGESLGKGEPDLFVSPISVGLVILIGAVIKEKTMIFNGVAGLVARSCSMVVGEFVSVYSQYYIEKAQMKRECSIENMGVEELDAEKEKLPNSWYYGASVDSALSFLVGAWVPLIGAILVKDYAMWVGLIIAVVSFALLMFGGLGFFLGKAPIVKYSLRLLMGSWMAIGVTYGLTKLVCFAGF, from the exons ATGG gtgatggtgatggtgatggtgatccTGAGGGTGAGTTGCCAGAAGGCGACAATGGCGAGGGTGATCGTGAAAATGGCGAAGAAGACTGCATAGCTGGCAAGGGACAATGTCCAATTCTCGAGGGAGAGTCACTTGGCAAGGGAGAACCAGATTTGTTTGTGTCTCCAATCTCC GTTGGTCTAGTGATTTTAATTGGAGctgtaataaaagaaaagactaTGATCTTTAATGGAGTTGCAGGGTTAGTTGCAAGATCTTGTAGTATGGTTGTAGGAGAGTTTGTTTCAGTTTACTCACAATATTACATAGAAAAGGCACAAATGAAGAGAGAGTGTAGCATTGAGAACATGGGAGTCGAGGAGCTAGATGCTGAGAAGGAGAAATTGCCAAACTCTTGGTAT TATGGAGCGTCAGTAGACTCAGCACTTTCATTTTTAGTGGGAGCTTGGGTACCGCTAATAGGGGCAATACTTGTAAAGGATTATGCAATGTGGGTAGGGTTGATAATAGCGGTTGTAAGCTTTGCCTTGTTAATGTTTGGAGGGTTAGGTTTTTTTCTTGGGAAGGCACCAATTGTGAAGTACTCGTTAAGGTTGTTGATGGGGAGCTGGATGGCTATAGGAGTTACTTATGGCTTAACCAAACTTGTTTGCTTTGCTGGATTCTAA
- the LOC115973995 gene encoding serine/threonine-protein phosphatase 7 long form homolog, translating into MQHIDAAGLTSLFKVPDMEVDHALITALVERWRPEMHTFHLPHGEMGITLQDMEVMLGLPVDGLPVTGKTDYKWSELCEQLLGHKPPPPIPNSNKSTLAGARIRYTWLDAQFADPLVADAADEVVQQHARYHLLVRMGALLFMDRSVDRVSLLPLQLLNPVSNARRYSWGSAALAWLYRQLCGASKKDAMQIGGALLLVQLWAYSRFPQLCPVVRPPLPPVHSGPLAIRYVH; encoded by the coding sequence ATGCAACACATAGATGCAGCAGGGTTGACTAGTTTATTCAAGGTTCCTGATATGGAGGTCGACCACGCCTTGATCACGGCGTTGGTTGAGCGGTGGCGTCCAGAGATGCACACGTTCCACTTACCCCATGGAGAAATGGGTATCACCTTGCAAGATATGGAGGTGATGCTGGGGCTTCCGGTGGATGGGTTGCCTGTCACTGGGAAGACAGACTACAAATGGAGTGAGCTGTGCGAACAGTTGTTGGGCCATAAACCTCCACCCCCGATACCAAACTCAAACAAGTCTACCCTTGCTGGGGCGAGGATAAGATACACCTGGCTTGATGCACAGTTTGCCGATCCCTTAGTTGCGGACGCTGCTGACGAAGTCGTGCAGCAACATGCCCGCTACCACCTACTTGTACGGATGGGGGCCCTCTTGTTCATGGACAGGTCTGTGGACCGGGTCTCACTGCTGCCTCTGCAGTTGCTCAACCCAGTCAGCAATGCGAGACGGTATAGCTGGGGTAGTGCAGCATTGGCCTGGCTGTATAGGCAACTTTGTGGTGCATCGAAGAAGGATGCGATGCAGATTGGAGGAGCACTCTTGTTGGTGCAGCTATGGGCCTATTCAAGGTTCCCACAATTATGCCCTGTTGTGAGGCCGCCTCTACCACCAGTGCACTCAGGGCCCCTTGCCATTAGGTACGTTCATTGA